TGCCCACGCCTCCCTCTGGCGCTCGCTGCGCACCGAGTCCTGCCTGGTGGCGGATGAGGGCGCCTCGGGCCCCGCTTCGCGCCTCGCCTGGCAGACGGCCGCGTGCCTCGACGCCCGGCTGTGGCAGTTCGCCGCCGTCACCGAGGTGTTGGAGAAGGCGGACGCGCAGACGGTGCAGAACGTGCCGCAGCTCGTGGCCTCGCTCGAGGGGCTCGCGGGGTGCAGGGATGCCCCGGCCAGCTCCACCCGGCCCCAGCCGCCCGAGCTGCTCCGTCCCCGCGTGGATGCCGCTCGCCGCAAGCTGGCCGAGGCCCGCGCCCTCATGGAGGCCGGCCGGCACGCCGAGGGCAACGAGATGACGTCCGCCCTCCTCCAGGAAGTCGACGCGCTCGACTACCGTCCCCTGGAGGCGGAGGTGCTCCTGCTCCGCGGCCAGCTGCACGGCCACCTCGGCAAGGCGAAGGAGGCCGAGGACATCCTCTACCGCGCCCTCTGGGCCGCCGAGGCCGGCCGCGATGATGAGACGGTGGCCCGTGTGTGGGTGCTCCTCGTGTGGATCGTGGGAGATCAGATGGCGCGCGTGGGGGAGGCGGATCGGCTCGCCCAGCACGCCCGGGCCGTGGTGGAGCGGCTGGGGCGCGAGCGCTTCCCGGCCATCGCCACGGATCTCCACTTGCGGCTGGGCGGGGTGCGGCTCGTCCAGGGCAAGCTGGAGCAGGCGGACGAGGAACTCACCCAGGGCCTGGAGCTGGCGCGCAAGACGTACGGGCCCGACAGCCTGCGCACCTCCTATTTCCTCTCCAGCCTGGGCCGGGTCCGCTCCCGCCAGAACCGGACGGTGGAGGCGCTGGCGCTCTACCGTCAGGCCCAGGAACTGCGCGAGCGCCTCTGGGGCTCCGAGCACCCCGCGCTCGCCCTCAATCTCAGCAACCTCGCCACGGAGCTGCTGTCCCTGGGACGGCGCGAGGAGGCGGTCGCCGCGTGGCGCCGCGCCCTGGCGCTGCTGGAGGCCTCGCGCCCCCCGGATCACGCCAGCCTCGGCCCCCCGCTCAACAACCTCGGCTCGGCCCTGCGCGATCAGGGCCGGCTGGACGAGGCCCGGCAGTACCTCAAGCGGGCGCTCGCCATCTTCGAGCGCAGCAAGGGCCCGAATCATCCCAACACCGCCACCACGCTCAGCGGGCTCGGGATGGTGGCCTACGACTCCCAGAATCTCGACGAGGCGCTCGGCTATCAGCGGCAGGCGCTGGAGCGCATCCAGAGCGCGCTGGGCCCGGACTCGCCGCGGGCCGCCGCGCCGCTGATGTACCTCGGGGTCGTCCAGCACCGGATGGGCCACCACGACGAGGCGCGGCGCCACCTGCTGCGCGCCCTGCACCTGTGGGAGAAGGAGAACGGCCCGGACAGCGCCACGGTCAACAACGCGCTGCGCCCCCTGGCCCGGCTCGAGCTGTCGGCCGGTGCGCCCCAGAAGGCGCTCGCGTACTGCAAGCGCGCCCTGGGCAATGACGAGCGGGCGCAGGGGACGGAGACCCCGGACGTGGCGATGGATCTCGCGTGCGTCGCGGAGGCGCACCTGGCGCTCGGTGACCCGGAGCAGGCCGTGCCGCTGCTCGAGCGGGCCCGGCTGTTGAATGCGAAGGCCCCGAGGGATCCACTGGACGAGGCGTGGGTCTCCTTCCTGCTGGCCCGGGCGCTCGGAGAGCGGGAGCCCGCCGTGGAGCTCGCGCGGGCCGCCGCCCTGGCGGAGGAGGCGCGGGTGCGGATGACCGCCCTGGGCACGCGGGCACGCCTGGAGCTGAAGGAGGTGACGGCCTGGCAGGAGCGGCACCCGGCTCCGTCCTCCGTGGCTCGCAAGGCGGTGACGCCGTGAGCGGGACCCAGGACGCGGACTCCCTCGCCGCGCTGCTGCGGGCCCAGGTGCCACCCGAGCGGAGCACCGGTCTGGCGGGGGTGGAGGACCTGGAGCCACTCCTGCGGGAGCTGCTGCGCAAGGGGCGGGAGGCATGGCCCGCCGTCACGCTCCCCGCGGAGACCTTCGTGCGGCACCTGGCGCGGCACCTGCCCGCCGAAGGCGGCGCCGAGGTGCTGCGCCACCTCCATGGAGCCGATCTGTACCTGGCCTGCGCCTGCGCCGTGGGGGAGCGCCAGGCCCTGCTCGTCTTCGAGCAGCAGGTGCTCCAGAAGGTCCCCGCGCGGCTCGGACAGCTCTCCTCGTCCACCGTGGACGAGGTGCTGCAGGTGATGCGCCAGCGGCTGCTGCTGGGCCGGGGCGACACGCCTCCGAGGATCGCCGACTACTCGGGCCGGGGTCCGCTGCTGGCCTGGGTGCGCATCATCGGGATGCGCATCGTGGGCGAGCTGGCGAGCCAGGACGGACGCCAGGAGCTCTTCGACGAGCCTCCCGAGACGCTCGCGCGGATGCTGGCGCCGGACGATCCGGAGAGGGAGCTGCTCAAGGAGAACTCGCGCCAGGTGCTCGTCACCGCGCTCCGGACGGCCCTGGCCGCCATGCCCGAGGCCGAGCGGGCCCTGCTGCGCCTGCACCACATCCATGGCCTCACGATGGACCGGCTGGCGACGATGTATGGCGAGCCCCGCTCCAGCATCGCGCGCCGGGTGATGCAGTCCCGCGAGCGGTTGCTGAAGCTCACCCGGGGGGAGCTGGCCTCCCGGCTGAAGCTCGATGGCTCCGAGCTGGAGAGCCTCCTGGGCCTGGTGCGCAGCAGGTTGGATCTCAGCCTCAACCGGCTGATGGACTGAGCGGAGAGGGAACCATGGCCATCCAGTTCACCGTCCACAAGGAGATCGCCGCGTCACCGGACCGGGTCTTCGGCGTCTTGAAGGACCTGGAGGCCGCGCGCAAATGGATGCCGAACCTGGTGGGCATCGAGAAGCTCTCCCCGGGCCGCTTCGGCGTGGGGACGAAGTGGCGCGAGACACGGCGCATGTTCGGCAGGGATGCCAGCGAGCTCTTCGAGGTCACCGGCCTGGAGCCCAACAAGTCGCTCGAGCTGTACGTGGACGGGACGCAGGGCAGCTCGAAGCGTGGGCACTACCGCTTCCGCTACCAGCTCGAGCCCGTGGGCGGGAAGACGGCGCTGACGATGGTGGCGGAGATCGGCGGGATGGGCTTCCTCCTGGAGCTGTTCGGCCGGCTCATGCTGGGCAGCTTCAAGAAGGCCATCACCTCGGACCTGGACGCGATGGCGAGCTACCTCGAGGGCTCGAAGAAGGCCTGAGCCCGCTGTCTCCGGCGCTCCAGGAGCACCGCGAGCCCGAGCAGTCCCAGGGTCGCGAGGGAGATGACGGCCCCGAGCACCAGGTGTGGCGTGCGGTAGGTGAAGGAGACGCGGTGGGAGCCCGCGGGCACTCGCACCCCGCGCACCGCGAGGTTGGCCGGCAGGATGGGCGTGGGCTGTCCGTCCAGCGTCGCGCTCCACCCGTCGTAGAAGGCGTCGTTGAGCACCAGGGCCGCCGGCACGCGTGCGTCCACCTCGAGCTCCACGGACTCCGGCGCGTAGTGGACGATGCGCACGAGACCGGGCTCTCCGGGGGAGGCAGGTGCCTCGTCGCGCGGGGTTCCGGGCGGGCACTCCAGCACCGCCTGCTGACGGGGATGGAAGGAGCGGGAGAGGATGAGGGCACGGGCGGAGGGCGCGTCCGGCACGCAGACGGGCGTGGCCAGATAGGCGCGAGGCAGCGTGTTCGGATTGTTGAGCAGCACCACTCCCGGCCCCAGGAGGCGATCCTGTCCGAGGACGACGTCCCAGTTGCCGGAGAGCTTCTGGTAGGTCCGTGTCTCCAGGGTGAGGTAGCGCACGTGGTAGAGGCCCGAGAGGCGGCTCATCCAGAGGTGGGCGGAGTCGGGCGAGTAGAGCAGCCCGGCCAGGCGCCGGGAGGCGGCGGGCAGGTAGGGCCCGGCGCTCTCCAGGTGCCAGAGCGCGGGGGTGTCCGGCGCGAGCCCCGCGACGAAGTTGATGGACATGAAGTCCACGGGATGGAGCTCCTCGGGGACCTCGCGGGGTGAGAGATCCTCCGCGCCCGCGAAGACCCGTGGCCGCACCGCGCCCGCATCCGCCTCCCGCGTCAAGAGGAGCTTCATGAAGCCCGTGGGCCGTTCCAGCACGTCCGTGTAGGTCACGTGGTAGGTGCCCGAGTTGGCCTGGTAGAGGACGGCGAACTGGAGCCCGAGGATGAGCGCCACGCACCTTGCCGGGGGCAGGGCGCGCGTCAGCACCACGCCCATGAGCGCGAGCGCGAGGGTCCCCACTCCAGCGGCCAGGAGGAAATTGCCACGGAGCACCTCCAGGGTGGGGGGATCGGCCTTCTCCCAGAGGGAGTGGATGACGCCGCTGGAGTACAGCCGCAGCCGCCACTCGCCCAGCGCGAGCAGCCCGACCCCACCGGCGAGCACGAGACCGGCCCGGCCGAGCCGCCGTGACAGGGCGGAGTCCCGGAGGACGGCCTCCAGCCCGGTACCAGCGCCCAGGGCGAGGGGGAACAGGACGTAGGGCAGCATCTTCTCCGGGTAGCGGAAGGCGCTCCAGAGGGGGAGCCACTGGTAGAACCAGCGGTAGAGCGGGAGTTGGTGCGCCAGCGTCAGGGAGAGGAGCGCCAGCGTGACGGCGGACACCTTCCAGGTCAGCGGGTGGCGCCGCCAGGTCCAGAGGCCGCCGCCCAGCAGCAGGACGGCCGGGAGCCCCAGGTACACCGAGTGCACCCAGAAGCCTCCCATTCCCGTCTGGAACAGCTCATCCGCCATCGCGCTGGAGGCCGCCGTGCCGGACTCCGGGTCGAGGAAGAGCGCCCCGAGGGCGAGCTCGAGCAGCCGCAGGGGATGGAACGAGAAGGAGGTGGCCACCTGGAGCGTGGGCGCGCTGGGCCAGGCGTTCCGCAGGGTGGTGAGGACGGGGAGGAGCTGCACCGCGCACAGCAGCGCGCCGAGCACGATGAGGAGTCCGGCCCGGGGCGCGGCCCGCAGCACGCCCGGGCGATCCGGACGCAGCAGCACGAGCACCAGCAGCATGCCATTGCACAGGGCGAAGCTCTGGGCATCCCCACTGAGGAGGACCAGGCTCAGGGGCAGGGCGGCGGTGGCGGCACGGCCCGCGGAGGGCGCACGCAGGAAGCGCTCGGCGCCCCAGAGGGCCCAGGGGAACGTGCTGGCCGCCATGAGGTAGAGCAGGTTGTTGCTGATGCCCACCATGTAGCCGCTCAGCGCGTAGGTGAACCCCGCGAACAGCGCCGCACCCCGGCCCTGGCCCCAGAGCCGGGCGAAGCGGTACGTGCCTCCCAGCGCCGCCATGTAGGACAGCAGGGTGATGAGCTTGAGCGCCGGGCCCAGCGGCAGCAGCAGGTAGAGCAGGTTGGCCGGGTGGAACGCGCCGGAGATGAGCATGCCCGGATAGGGCTGCCCCAACGCGTTGTACGGGTACCAGTCCGGAAACTGGAACTGCGAGACACGTTCGGCCCAGTACTGCTTGAGCGGGTAGTACACCCGGAGGATGTCGCGCGAGGCGAAGATCTTCCCGGAGAAGGCCGCCCGGTGGAAGTAGAGGAGGGGGAGGGCGAAGGCGGTCGCCACCACCGCGAAGCGGGTCCTGGCCTGCTGGGAGAGGGGCATGGGCTTCGAGTGAGGCGCGTGGAAGCGGCCGACCTTGCCAGGAGCCGAGGGCGATCAGCAACCCGGCTCTTGGGGGAGGGGGGCGGTCCTCCCTCCTCAGGGTTCGACGTGACGGGACGGGTCGCCTACAATCGTCCGGCCTTGAGCCGAGGATCACGCATGAGCACTTCCAATTCCATCTCCTCCAAACCCATCGGCAAGCACGCCATCGTCTACGGCGGGAGCATGTCCGGTTTGACCGCCGCGGGCATGCTGGCCCGTCATTTCGAGCGCGTCACACTGGTGGAGCGGGATGTCTTCGAGGATGGACCGAAGCACCGCAAGGGCGTCCCTCAGGCTCAGCACTACCACGGCATGCTGATGCGCGGGATCAACATCCTCGGAGACATCTTCCCCGGTATCCGGGAGGACCTGCGCGCCGCCGGGGCCCAGACGCTGGACATGTGCAGGGATACCGCCTGGTACAAGGGCGATGTCTGGTGTCCGCGCTTCCCCTCCGCCATCGACCACGTCTCGCTGAGCCGGCCGTTGCTGGAGTGGCTTGTCCGCAAGCGCGTGATGGCCCTGCCCAACGTGCACATCCTGTCGGGCCGCGAGGCGACGGGCTTCCTGATGAGCGCGGACCACTCCCGGCTCACCGGGGTGCGGATCCAGGCCCCTGGCGGCGGACAGGAGGAGACGCTCGAGGGGGAACTGGTGGTGGACACCACCGGCCGTGGCTCGCGTACACCCCAATGGCTGGAGGCCCTGGGCTTCCCCCGCGTGGAGGAGACGCGCATCCAGGTCGATGTGGGCTACGCCACGCGCAGCTTCCAGCTGCCCGCGGACCTCAAGCCGGACTGGAAGTTGCTCAGCGTGACGCCCGACATGCCGAGGACGCGGCGGTTCGGCGTGATGGCGGCCATCGAGAGCGGCCGCTTCATGGTCTGCCTGGGCGGTTGGCTGGGTGAGCACCCGCCCGCGGATGAGGCCGGTTTCCTCGAGTTCGCTCGCAACCTGCCCCAGCCCCACATCCACGAGGCGCTCCGCCTCGCCGAGCCGCTCTCGCCCATCAGCTTCCACCGCTTCCCGCACCACCAGCGTCGTTACTACGAGCGCATGTCCCGCTTCCCCGAGGGGCTGGTCGTGGTGGGGGATGCCGTCTGCTCGTTCAACCCCATCTACGGCCAGGGCATCACCGTCGGCGCGCTGCAGGTCGAGACGCTGGGGGCGTGCCTGGGCCAGGGGCTGGAGAGCGTGTCCTTGCGCTACCGCCGCGGGCTGGAGAAGACCCTCTCGGTGCCCTGGACCCTCGCGACGTCGGGGGATCTGCTCTTCCCCGAGGTGCAGGCCGTGCGTCCGCCCGGCTTCGCCGTGACGAGCTGGCTTGGCACGCAGGTCCAGCGGCTGGCCAGCCACGACCACGAGGCGCTGCTCACGTTCCAGCGGGTGATGCACATGGTCGAGCCGCCCACGGCCCTGTTCTCCCCGCGCATGATGCTGAAGATGCTCCTGTCCCGGCCCGAGGCCTCCGCTCCCAACCGCGCGCCGGAGCTCCTCGCTCCCGCTCGCTCCCAGGCGGCCTGACAGGGCGCGCAGGCGCCTGCACGGGTGCTCTCCAAGGGGGCGTCCATGCCCGTTCCGGACCTCCCCGGGGTGGGCCGGGTCCGCCCCTTCTTTCCCACGGACCAGTCCCACTGCTAGGCTGTGTCCATCATTTTCCACATGGACAGGGTGGGATTCGTGCCGGGACGGAAGAGACACAAGCTGGGGCGCCGCGGTGGGGCTTCCCGGCGAGACGCATCAGGTTGCCTTTCCAGGCCCCTGCGCCAGGTGCTCGGGAGCGGCCTCCTCGGGTCCCTTCCATGCGGGTTGTTGCTCCCGCTAGAATCTGTCGCCTGACAGCACATGCCAGTTTCGTGCTCACTGCTCCGGTTTCCGCTCCCGATGTGTCTTGTCGGGCTCCTGGACCGCCGCTTTTCTTCTCGATTCCTCACCCGTCTTCCCGCTCGTCCTGGCCATGACCGTGCAGTAACGTCATCGCTCGACGCCGCCACTGGAGTTTGATCGCATGTCCTCTGTTGATGTGGAACAGGTCGACCGCAAGAAGTTGATCATGCGGATGTTGATGTCGCTGAACTCCACGTTCCCCGTGGTGGTTCCGGCCTACGTCTACTTCCAGGCGCTCATCTCCGGCCTCAACGGTCAGGAGGGCATCTGGACGGTGATGTACGTGCTGCCCTTCATCAGCCTCCTGTCGACGGTGGGCACGTACGTCATCATCCGCCGGGCGGTGGACAGCGCCTTCACCGTCTACCCGGGTGAGCCCGCCAATGCGCGGCTGTCACGCATGCTGAGGGTCCCTCGGCAGATCGAGGTGGGTATCCCCGCCGTGACGATGCTCTGCATCTTCGTGCTGACGCTCGTGCCGGCCATCAAGTTCGGCAAGAGCCTGTGGACGATCCCCTGGTGCGTCACCGTGATGACGCTGCTGACGACCATGCTGGGTTTCCACAACCGCACGGTGGTGGATCGCATCATGCGCCCCTTCTCCGTCGCGGAGTTCCACAAGAACCCCGAGGTCATTCCCCAGGGCTCCGGCATCTTCTGGGTCCGTCAGCGCTGGTACCTGCCGTATGCCTTCGCCGTCTTCGTGCTCTGCACCATCGCCACGGTGACGACCATCCTCGTGCGCCAGGGCTATGACAACTACCTGGCGCTGCGGCAGCAGGTGGCCAGCTCCGAGCTGAGCGCCGCGCAGTTCCTCCCGCTGCTGGATGCCACGGGGGTGAAGATCGTCCGGGACGTGTCCCTGCCCATCGGCGTGCTGGTCTCCTACCTGTTGGTGGTCGCGGCCGTCTCGGCCTGGCAGCTCTCGCGCTATCAGACCGAGGGGGCCCTGAGCGTTCAGCGGACCGTGGAGGCCCTCGCCTCCTGTGATCCCAAGCTGCCCGAGTGGGTGTCCACCGACGAGATCGGCGATCTGGCCTCGGCCACCGCCAAGGCGTTCGGTCGCCTCAAGGCCTTCTCCACGTCGCTGGGTGAGTCGGCCCATGCCCTCCGCCGTTCCGCCGAGCAGCTCGGGTTGTCCACCGGCAAGCAGACCGAGGCGCTCACCCATCAGGCCACCGCCCTGCAGGAGACGCAGGTCACCGCCCAGGAGATCAAGCAGACCTCCTCGCTCACCGCGCAGAAGGCCGAGAACATCCTGCAGCAGACCGAGAAGGCCGATGAGATCGGCCGTGCCGGCGCGGCCGCCATCCAGCAGAGCCTCAGCGGTCTGCAGGAGATTGGCGAGCAGGTGAAGGAGATGGCCAGGCAGATCCGCAACCTGGATCAGCGCACCCGGCAGATCGCCAGCATCACCACCACGGTGAAGGACCTGGCCGACCAGTCCAACATGCTCGCGCTCAACGCCGCCATCGAGGCCGTGCGCTCCGGTGAGCACGGCAAGGGCTTCGGCGTGGTGGCCCGCGAAATCCGCACGTTGGCGGATCAGTCCATCCGTGCCACCAACAGCGTCCGCTCCATCCTCCAGGACATCAGCACGGCCATCCGCACCACCGTGAGCATGACGGAGAAGGGCTCGGAGAAGGTGGAGAGCAGCCTCGTCCAGGTGCGCGAGTTCGGGAACAACATCAGCGAGCTGTCGGGCATCGTCCGTGAGAACGCGGCTTCCGTGCGGCAGATCACCGCGGCGGTGACCCAGCAGAACACGGGCATCACCCAGATCTTCCAGGCGGTGAATGATCTGTCGCGGCTCATGGATCAGACCATG
The sequence above is drawn from the Archangium gephyra genome and encodes:
- a CDS encoding serine/threonine-protein kinase, which produces MGCPDETTLSDFLVGLLPEARRQEVLAHVEGCASCQRALAAGGDSTPTAGVPDVSSSGSSEPLARGATLSRYVVQERLGSGAMGVVYAAYDPELDRQVALKLLRPEGRGVEELRLRLLREAQALARLSHPHVVAVHDVGMCGDGVFLALELVDGTTLADWLKEPRPWREVLRVFLDAGRGLAAAHAAGLVHRDFKPANVLVGRDGRARVTDFGLARPASRAGVLPETSSAQVPVPEEDSLGLLTRTGALLGTPAYMAPEQLEGHGVDALSDQFSFCVALYEALHGVRPFDGLSLQELGQAAREGRVKAPGRDSKVPARVRNAVLRGLRPRPEDRFPSMEALLVALTPAPSRVRTWVAVSAATACLVGVAMGYVVAHRREARCAQEAEKLDAAWGAGRRERVRAAFLATKKPYAADAWEKLSTALDAHASLWRSLRTESCLVADEGASGPASRLAWQTAACLDARLWQFAAVTEVLEKADAQTVQNVPQLVASLEGLAGCRDAPASSTRPQPPELLRPRVDAARRKLAEARALMEAGRHAEGNEMTSALLQEVDALDYRPLEAEVLLLRGQLHGHLGKAKEAEDILYRALWAAEAGRDDETVARVWVLLVWIVGDQMARVGEADRLAQHARAVVERLGRERFPAIATDLHLRLGGVRLVQGKLEQADEELTQGLELARKTYGPDSLRTSYFLSSLGRVRSRQNRTVEALALYRQAQELRERLWGSEHPALALNLSNLATELLSLGRREEAVAAWRRALALLEASRPPDHASLGPPLNNLGSALRDQGRLDEARQYLKRALAIFERSKGPNHPNTATTLSGLGMVAYDSQNLDEALGYQRQALERIQSALGPDSPRAAAPLMYLGVVQHRMGHHDEARRHLLRALHLWEKENGPDSATVNNALRPLARLELSAGAPQKALAYCKRALGNDERAQGTETPDVAMDLACVAEAHLALGDPEQAVPLLERARLLNAKAPRDPLDEAWVSFLLARALGEREPAVELARAAALAEEARVRMTALGTRARLELKEVTAWQERHPAPSSVARKAVTP
- a CDS encoding sigma factor-like helix-turn-helix DNA-binding protein, which translates into the protein MSGTQDADSLAALLRAQVPPERSTGLAGVEDLEPLLRELLRKGREAWPAVTLPAETFVRHLARHLPAEGGAEVLRHLHGADLYLACACAVGERQALLVFEQQVLQKVPARLGQLSSSTVDEVLQVMRQRLLLGRGDTPPRIADYSGRGPLLAWVRIIGMRIVGELASQDGRQELFDEPPETLARMLAPDDPERELLKENSRQVLVTALRTALAAMPEAERALLRLHHIHGLTMDRLATMYGEPRSSIARRVMQSRERLLKLTRGELASRLKLDGSELESLLGLVRSRLDLSLNRLMD
- a CDS encoding SRPBCC family protein; translated protein: MAIQFTVHKEIAASPDRVFGVLKDLEAARKWMPNLVGIEKLSPGRFGVGTKWRETRRMFGRDASELFEVTGLEPNKSLELYVDGTQGSSKRGHYRFRYQLEPVGGKTALTMVAEIGGMGFLLELFGRLMLGSFKKAITSDLDAMASYLEGSKKA
- a CDS encoding YfhO family protein, yielding MPLSQQARTRFAVVATAFALPLLYFHRAAFSGKIFASRDILRVYYPLKQYWAERVSQFQFPDWYPYNALGQPYPGMLISGAFHPANLLYLLLPLGPALKLITLLSYMAALGGTYRFARLWGQGRGAALFAGFTYALSGYMVGISNNLLYLMAASTFPWALWGAERFLRAPSAGRAATAALPLSLVLLSGDAQSFALCNGMLLVLVLLRPDRPGVLRAAPRAGLLIVLGALLCAVQLLPVLTTLRNAWPSAPTLQVATSFSFHPLRLLELALGALFLDPESGTAASSAMADELFQTGMGGFWVHSVYLGLPAVLLLGGGLWTWRRHPLTWKVSAVTLALLSLTLAHQLPLYRWFYQWLPLWSAFRYPEKMLPYVLFPLALGAGTGLEAVLRDSALSRRLGRAGLVLAGGVGLLALGEWRLRLYSSGVIHSLWEKADPPTLEVLRGNFLLAAGVGTLALALMGVVLTRALPPARCVALILGLQFAVLYQANSGTYHVTYTDVLERPTGFMKLLLTREADAGAVRPRVFAGAEDLSPREVPEELHPVDFMSINFVAGLAPDTPALWHLESAGPYLPAASRRLAGLLYSPDSAHLWMSRLSGLYHVRYLTLETRTYQKLSGNWDVVLGQDRLLGPGVVLLNNPNTLPRAYLATPVCVPDAPSARALILSRSFHPRQQAVLECPPGTPRDEAPASPGEPGLVRIVHYAPESVELEVDARVPAALVLNDAFYDGWSATLDGQPTPILPANLAVRGVRVPAGSHRVSFTYRTPHLVLGAVISLATLGLLGLAVLLERRRQRAQAFFEPSR
- a CDS encoding FAD-dependent oxidoreductase, translated to MSTSNSISSKPIGKHAIVYGGSMSGLTAAGMLARHFERVTLVERDVFEDGPKHRKGVPQAQHYHGMLMRGINILGDIFPGIREDLRAAGAQTLDMCRDTAWYKGDVWCPRFPSAIDHVSLSRPLLEWLVRKRVMALPNVHILSGREATGFLMSADHSRLTGVRIQAPGGGQEETLEGELVVDTTGRGSRTPQWLEALGFPRVEETRIQVDVGYATRSFQLPADLKPDWKLLSVTPDMPRTRRFGVMAAIESGRFMVCLGGWLGEHPPADEAGFLEFARNLPQPHIHEALRLAEPLSPISFHRFPHHQRRYYERMSRFPEGLVVVGDAVCSFNPIYGQGITVGALQVETLGACLGQGLESVSLRYRRGLEKTLSVPWTLATSGDLLFPEVQAVRPPGFAVTSWLGTQVQRLASHDHEALLTFQRVMHMVEPPTALFSPRMMLKMLLSRPEASAPNRAPELLAPARSQAA
- a CDS encoding methyl-accepting chemotaxis protein is translated as MSSVDVEQVDRKKLIMRMLMSLNSTFPVVVPAYVYFQALISGLNGQEGIWTVMYVLPFISLLSTVGTYVIIRRAVDSAFTVYPGEPANARLSRMLRVPRQIEVGIPAVTMLCIFVLTLVPAIKFGKSLWTIPWCVTVMTLLTTMLGFHNRTVVDRIMRPFSVAEFHKNPEVIPQGSGIFWVRQRWYLPYAFAVFVLCTIATVTTILVRQGYDNYLALRQQVASSELSAAQFLPLLDATGVKIVRDVSLPIGVLVSYLLVVAAVSAWQLSRYQTEGALSVQRTVEALASCDPKLPEWVSTDEIGDLASATAKAFGRLKAFSTSLGESAHALRRSAEQLGLSTGKQTEALTHQATALQETQVTAQEIKQTSSLTAQKAENILQQTEKADEIGRAGAAAIQQSLSGLQEIGEQVKEMARQIRNLDQRTRQIASITTTVKDLADQSNMLALNAAIEAVRSGEHGKGFGVVAREIRTLADQSIRATNSVRSILQDISTAIRTTVSMTEKGSEKVESSLVQVREFGNNISELSGIVRENAASVRQITAAVTQQNTGITQIFQAVNDLSRLMDQTMVQLRTSDEALELVRNVTDKVAAMSGEKAAPAIAASVLSKPS